The nucleotide sequence CAAACATTCGATCGCTGGTTTCCCGCCGCCAGGGAGCGCTGGACCGGCGAGAAGCCGACCAATAACGGGTTTGGCACCTTCATTGAAGCGCTTTATCCCTCCGTGGAGGATTATGAGACACTGTTCTCTTCCCTCGGCAGGCCCGAAGGCGTCGCCGTCCTCGCCGACGGCATGAGCGGCGAAGTTTTGGAGCACGCCTATTGGGGCGGCATGCGCGACCGCATCGCGTTGTCGCAAACCAGCGAGATGACACCTTCAGGCACCGCCCGCGCGATCCGCGACGGCGCGCGCATCCGGATCATCCCGCATGACAACCTCTGCCTGATCCGGTCGGGACAGGATTGGGGCGATACCGAAGCCGCCGAGCGCAAGATGTATCTCGGCGATGTCGAGCCGGTGCTGCGTGAAGGTATGGATTTTCTGCGCGACCAGGGACGCTCGATCGGCTGTTACGCCAACCGTTACATGACGGTCTTAGGCCCCGACGGCACGGCGATCGAAAAGTCCTACGGCATGAGCTGGTGGAAAAGCCTGTCGGCGCTGGAACGCTGGGCTGAATCGCACCCGACCCATGTCAGGATATTCGGCGCTGCCATGAAGTACCTGTCAATGCTCGGGCCGGCCGCTAAGCTGCGGCTCTACCACGAAGTCACCGTCGCCCGCGCCGACGAACAGCTTTTCGAGTATGTGGATTGTCATCCGCAGACCGGGATGCTGAACGCCGTGCAGACGGTGGACGCAGCCTGAAGCTACAGCACCATCTGCGTCTGGGTCACGATAGCTATCAGCTTGCCGTCCTCGGTCTCCAGCCGCGTCTGCCAGACCTGGGTGCGGCGTCCCCGGTGCACCGGTGTAGCGGTGGCAATCACCGTCGCTCCTTCCTTGGCGCCGCCGATGAAATTGGTCTTGCTCTCGATCGTGGTGGTGCCTTTGGCATCCGC is from Bradyrhizobium sp. AZCC 2176 and encodes:
- a CDS encoding phenylacetaldoxime dehydratase family protein is translated as MESAIPPHLQTARTRHRRVGDDYAPPYPSFVARHKPSVTRVVMTYFGIQARGAPSVAAEQALARLASDFASADGPTHWDRASYVDEAGFTNVVTVAYWDDRQTFDRWFPAARERWTGEKPTNNGFGTFIEALYPSVEDYETLFSSLGRPEGVAVLADGMSGEVLEHAYWGGMRDRIALSQTSEMTPSGTARAIRDGARIRIIPHDNLCLIRSGQDWGDTEAAERKMYLGDVEPVLREGMDFLRDQGRSIGCYANRYMTVLGPDGTAIEKSYGMSWWKSLSALERWAESHPTHVRIFGAAMKYLSMLGPAAKLRLYHEVTVARADEQLFEYVDCHPQTGMLNAVQTVDAA